The Coffea arabica cultivar ET-39 chromosome 1e, Coffea Arabica ET-39 HiFi, whole genome shotgun sequence genome has a window encoding:
- the LOC113733833 gene encoding protein HUA2-LIKE 3-like isoform X3 codes for MAPSRRKGANKAAAAAAARRQWKVGDLVLAKVKGFPAWPATVSEPEKWGYATDWKKVLVYFFGTQQIAFCNPADVEAFTEEKKESLLGRRHGKGSDFVRAVHEIIESYEKLKRQDQVNNANTTVDGTLASENNSGELSIKSYANGEAAGTTFHLCQKKTHSTAEEGDVGVKSKSGTAVNGQEDLPDRGMPEKEVVTEMAWANTDSYRKIVESNRSQKCFTRRRPPSARRARSRADSSKVKNFITHSGVTDSVFRDGSGRRNKRIRKSPDVLTGHDMDLHDLISNCSIEGNDSEILTADSDSLSLNEGSTVESECKDTHPDSVIELAQRNVENQRLDFQRNGIHKKRRMPNRKRPNSEVVEFNARPDEKVDSVADLVKGERILPGDQERSTERFPKEDGDEHLPLVKRARVRMGRASSTGCEPETSLDTEEKRPDVCNSLSDHIHVSSDREGDGSTDQNPSTVKGDVENSPPLNNSHAMKCDLWEVRKNQHFGSSLDGEAALPPSKRLHRALEAMSANAAEDNQIASDGPSTTNADTNGFSSSSDDHAKFSLERQSVSQFGVSLAEENLSNNDSRDGVSEFSVQSDLPIEQVRICSGVVAIRSSDDSSKSKSCKDDVDYSDGKNLLESSSGDLIDAALILECPKSLSTKEAHVSTNGSLDAVLPLKGGCTNGKTDLGKSPETLDDKTSLLSSNLLAAEDATIQLPHSATNMQTDNADAKFDETMKSCQFILEDKKQVNELLKDVGATGPTIRDCDSMLSPAHMDVMTNGKEDQDHSHSNSISDDHSGDKTVSVTQSSSSLTDGLDFILRATPHNSTSNAPVSVNNSIQVNGSCSPAVHSHHETQKFAERWNYKEANVALTSFESILGLLTRTKESIGRATRSAIECAKFGVAAKVVEILARSLERESSLHRRVDLFFLVDSIAQCSRGLKGDVGGIYPSAILAVLPRLLSAAAPPGSSSQENRRQCLKVLRVWQERRILPESIVRHHIRELDSLCGSSCSRAFSRRPLRNERAFDDPIREMEGMNVDEYGSNSSIQLPGFCMPPMLRDEDDGSDSDGESFEAVTPERDTEKSEGNLKPVPVVEKHRHILEDVDGELEMEDVAPSSDAVVSTSHSAGTDILHASHHSIGNPASVVFAPPLPKDVPPMSPPLPVSPPPPPPPLLPVPRASLPLPSERPDCIASSLNSKLFTCSQVPKQIPNSTNCSFSSPPVSHPPVRTVNNPPADGAFNKGFHLRPPHPAPSNQFSYMQVDHRAQSRRDIPPASHPTRFHLQNTDNGNFYRDCDRMKLAPHDIGERWRAPPPFPGPRYLEGSRMPYAPAPFSSQLGEAAPPSNHWAFPPRAMNHMPHRPPSGGPIPVAARGPNCWRPR; via the exons ATGGCGCCAAGTCGAAGAAAAGGTGCCAATAAGGCCGCAGCCGCCGCCGCGGCCCGCCGACAATGGAAGGTTGGTGATCTTGTTCTTGCCAAAGTTAAAGGTTTTCCGGCCTGGCCTGCTACG GTAAGTGAGCCGGAGAAGTGGGGTTATGCTACGGACTGGAAGAAAGTACTTGTCTACTTTTTTGGAACTCAACAGAT AGCCTTCTGTAATCCTGCTGATGTTGAAGCGTTTactgaagagaaaaaggaatcTCTTCTAGGCAGACGTCATGGAAAAGGTTCTGATTTTGTTCGTGCTGTGCATGAGATAATTGAAAGCTATGAGAAGCTGAAAAGGCAAGATCAAGTCAATAATGCAAACACCACAGTTGATGGTACGCTGGCCAGTGAAAATAACTCTGGGGAACTATCAATCAAATCTTATGCAAATGGTGAAGCTGCTGGTACAACATTTCATTTATGTCAGAAAAAGACACATTCTACTGCAGAAGAAGGTGATGTGGGTGTGAAATCCAAGAGTGGTACTGCTGTAAATGGACAAGAAGATTTGCCAGACAGAGGAATGCCTGAAAAGGAGGTTGTTACAGAAATGGCCTGGGCAAATACTGACTCCTACAGAAAAATTGTTGAGAGCAATAGGTCACAAAAATGTTTCACACGTAGAAGGCCTCCCTCTGCTCGACGGGCTAGAAGCAGGGCAGATTCTAGTAAGGTTAAAAATTTCATAACCCACTCTGGGGTCACAGATAGTGTATTTCGGGATGGATCTGGGAGGAGAAATAAAAGGATTAGAAAATCACCTGATGTTTTAACTGGCCATGATATGGATTTGCATGATTTGATTTCAAATTGTAGCATTGAAGGGAATGACTCAGAAATCTTGACAGCGGACTCTGATTCACTGAGCTTGAATGAAGGCAGCACTGTTGAGTCTGAATGTAAGGATACACATCCCGACTCTGTTATTGAACTTGCTCAAAGAAATGTTGAGAACCAAAGGCTTGACTTCCAAAGAAATGGCATCCATAAAAAGAGAAGGATGCCTAATAGAAAAAGGCCTAATTCTGAGGTTGTCGAATTCAATGCTAGACCAGATGAAAAGGTAGATTCAGTTGCTGATCTTGTTAAGGGTGAACGTATCTTGCCTGGTGATCAAGAGAGATCAACTGAAAGATTCCCCAAGGAAGATGGTGATGAGCACCTGCCTTTGGTCAAAAGAGCTAGGGTTCGTATGGGTAGGGCATCATCTACTGGATGTGAACCTGAAACTTCATTGGATACTGAAGAGAAGCGGCCAGACGTTTGTAATAGCCTTTCAGATCATATCCATGTGTCATCCGATCGGGAAGGAGATGGTTCTACAGATCAGAACCCTTCTACTGTGAAAGGAGATGTAGAAAATTCACCACCATTAAATAATTCTCATGCCATGAAGTGTGACTTATGGGAAGTAAGAAAGAATCAACACTTTGGTAGTTCTTTAGATGGTGAAGCTGCTTTACCTCCCTCAAAACGCTTGCATCGTGCATTGGAGGCCATGTCAGCGAATGCAGCTGAAGACAATCAAATAGCTTCAGATGGACCATCAACAACAAATGCTGACACTAATGGATTTTCTTCGTCGTCAGATGACCACGCAAAGTTCTCTCTGGAAAGACAGTCAGTCAGTCAATTTGGAGTCAGTTTAGCAGAGGAAAATCTTAGTAATAATGATTCTCGGGATGGTGTCTCTGAGTTTTCTGTGCAGTCTGACTTGCCAATAGAACAAGTTAGGATATGTTCGGGAGTGGTGGCAATTCGCTCCAGCGATGATAGCTCAAAGAGTAAGTCATGCAAAGATGATGTGGATTATTCTGATGGTAAAAATCTTTTAGAATCTTCTTCTGGTGACCTCATTGATGCTGCTTTAATTTTAGAATGCCCCAAATCTTTGTCAACTAAAGAGGCTCATGTGAGTACTAATGGTTCACTGGATGCGGTCTTGCCATTAAAAGGTGGTTGCACAAatggaaaaactgatttgggcAAGTCTCCGGAAACTCTTGATGATAAAACATCCCTGTTAAGTTCTAATCTTCTAGCAGCGGAAGATGCCACCATTCAGTTACCACATAGTGCTACCAATATGCAAACGGATAATGCAGATGCCAAATTTGATGAAACTATGAAGTCGTGTCAATTCATATTAGAGGACAAGAAACAAGTTAATGAATT GTTGAAGGATGTTGGAGCAACTGGGCCCACCATAAGGGATTGTGATTCTATGTTATCTCCAGCTCACATGGATGTTATGACTAATGGCAAAGAGGATCAAGATCACTCTCACTCTAATTCTATCTCTGATGATCATTCAGGGGACAAAACAGTTTCAGTTACCCAGTCGTCATCATCTCTGACTGATGGTTTGGACTTCATTTTACGTGCAACACCGCATAATTCAACCAGCAATGCACCTGTATCAGTTAATAATTCTATCCAAGTTAATGGTTCTTGTAGCCCTGCTGTTCATTCCCATCATGAGACTCAAAAATTTGCTGAGAGATGGAACTACAAAGAAGCTAATGTTGCTCTGACATCTTTTGAGTCTATTCTTGGATTACTAACAAGGACAAAGGAAAGCATTGGTCGAGCAACGCGTAGTGCCATTGAGTGTGCAAAATTTGGTGTTGCTGCTAAG GTGGTAGAAATTCTTGCACGGAGTTTGGAACGAGAATCAAGTTTACACCGAAGAGTGGACTTATTCTTTCTAGTTGACTCTATTGCGCAGTGCTCAAGGGGCTTGAAAG GTGATGTTGGTGGCATATATCCTTCAGCGATTCTAGCAGTATTGCCACGTTTATTGTCAGCTGCTGCTCCTCCTGGAAGTAGTTCTCAGGAAAATCGTAGGCAGTGCTTGAAA GTTTTGAGGGTCTGGCAGGAAAGAAGGATCCTCCCAGAATCCATTGTTCGCCACCATATCCGGGAACTCGATTCTCTCTGTGGTTCATCTTGTTCTAGAGCGTTCTCACGTCGTCCTTTACGAAATGAAAGGGCATTTGATGATCCAATTAGAGAAATGGAGGGCATGAATGTTGATGAATATGGAAG CAATTCAAGTATTCAACTTCCTGGATTCTGCATGCCTCCTATGTTGAGGGATGAAGATGATGGAAGTGATTCTGATGGAGAGAGTTTCGAGGCAGTCACTCCTGAACGTGACACTGAAAAATCTGAAGGAAATTTGAAGCCTGTCCCTGTAGTTGAGAAGCATCGTCATATCTTGGAAGATGTTGATGGTGAGCTTGAAATGGAGGATGTGGCTCCCTCTTCTGATGCTGTTGTTTCCACTAGTCATAGTGCGGGAACTGATATTCTGCATGCATCACATCATTCAATTGGAAATCCAGCTTCTGTGGTCTTTGCTCCTCCATTACCCAAGGATGTTCCACCAATGTCTCCTCCTCTGCCAGTATCTCCTCCACCCCCACCTCCACCCCTACTCCCAGTTCCTCGAGCGTCTCTTCCTCTTCCATCTGAAAGGCCTGATTGCATTGCAAGTAGTCTTAATTCTAAGCTCTTTACTTGTTCACAG GTGCCAAAACAAATACCAAACTCAACTAATTGTTCATTCAGTAGCCCACCTGTCTCCCATCCACCAGTTCGAACAGTAAATAATCCACCAGCTGATGGTGCATTCAACAAGGGTTTCCATTTACGTCCGCCTCATCCTGCTCCATCTAATCAGTTTTCCTACATGCAAGTCGATCATCGAGCACAGTCAAGGAGGGATATCCCACCAGCGTCCCACCCCACCAGATTCCATTTACAGAACACTGATAATGGAAACTTTTACAGAGATTGTGATAGGATGAAATTGGCACCACATGATATTGGAGAGCGGTGGAGGGCTCCCCCACCTTTTCCTG GGCCACGGTATCTTGAGGGATCAAGAATGCCTTATGCACCCGCTCCATTTTCCAGCCAACTTGGTGAAGCAGCACCACCAAGCAATCATTGGGCTTTTCCTCCCCGAGCCATGAATCATATGCCTCATAGGCCCCCTTCTGGGGGTCCAATACCTGTGGCAGCTAGAG GTCCCAACTGCTGGAGACCGAGATGA
- the LOC113733833 gene encoding protein HUA2-LIKE 2-like isoform X1 has translation MAPSRRKGANKAAAAAAARRQWKVGDLVLAKVKGFPAWPATVSEPEKWGYATDWKKVLVYFFGTQQIAFCNPADVEAFTEEKKESLLGRRHGKGSDFVRAVHEIIESYEKLKRQDQVNNANTTVDGTLASENNSGELSIKSYANGEAAGTTFHLCQKKTHSTAEEGDVGVKSKSGTAVNGQEDLPDRGMPEKEVVTEMAWANTDSYRKIVESNRSQKCFTRRRPPSARRARSRADSSKVKNFITHSGVTDSVFRDGSGRRNKRIRKSPDVLTGHDMDLHDLISNCSIEGNDSEILTADSDSLSLNEGSTVESECKDTHPDSVIELAQRNVENQRLDFQRNGIHKKRRMPNRKRPNSEVVEFNARPDEKVDSVADLVKGERILPGDQERSTERFPKEDGDEHLPLVKRARVRMGRASSTGCEPETSLDTEEKRPDVCNSLSDHIHVSSDREGDGSTDQNPSTVKGDVENSPPLNNSHAMKCDLWEVRKNQHFGSSLDGEAALPPSKRLHRALEAMSANAAEDNQIASDGPSTTNADTNGFSSSSDDHAKFSLERQSVSQFGVSLAEENLSNNDSRDGVSEFSVQSDLPIEQVRICSGVVAIRSSDDSSKSKSCKDDVDYSDGKNLLESSSGDLIDAALILECPKSLSTKEAHVSTNGSLDAVLPLKGGCTNGKTDLGKSPETLDDKTSLLSSNLLAAEDATIQLPHSATNMQTDNADAKFDETMKSCQFILEDKKQVNELLKDVGATGPTIRDCDSMLSPAHMDVMTNGKEDQDHSHSNSISDDHSGDKTVSVTQSSSSLTDGLDFILRATPHNSTSNAPVSVNNSIQVNGSCSPAVHSHHETQKFAERWNYKEANVALTSFESILGLLTRTKESIGRATRSAIECAKFGVAAKVVEILARSLERESSLHRRVDLFFLVDSIAQCSRGLKGDVGGIYPSAILAVLPRLLSAAAPPGSSSQENRRQCLKVLRVWQERRILPESIVRHHIRELDSLCGSSCSRAFSRRPLRNERAFDDPIREMEGMNVDEYGSNSSIQLPGFCMPPMLRDEDDGSDSDGESFEAVTPERDTEKSEGNLKPVPVVEKHRHILEDVDGELEMEDVAPSSDAVVSTSHSAGTDILHASHHSIGNPASVVFAPPLPKDVPPMSPPLPVSPPPPPPPLLPVPRASLPLPSERPDCIASSLNSKLFTCSQNIEDDLQKSTADQSIAPGVNLLTSETAQCSSHGHIDFHSQVPKQIPNSTNCSFSSPPVSHPPVRTVNNPPADGAFNKGFHLRPPHPAPSNQFSYMQVDHRAQSRRDIPPASHPTRFHLQNTDNGNFYRDCDRMKLAPHDIGERWRAPPPFPGPRYLEGSRMPYAPAPFSSQLGEAAPPSNHWAFPPRAMNHMPHRPPSGGPIPVAARGPNCWRPR, from the exons ATGGCGCCAAGTCGAAGAAAAGGTGCCAATAAGGCCGCAGCCGCCGCCGCGGCCCGCCGACAATGGAAGGTTGGTGATCTTGTTCTTGCCAAAGTTAAAGGTTTTCCGGCCTGGCCTGCTACG GTAAGTGAGCCGGAGAAGTGGGGTTATGCTACGGACTGGAAGAAAGTACTTGTCTACTTTTTTGGAACTCAACAGAT AGCCTTCTGTAATCCTGCTGATGTTGAAGCGTTTactgaagagaaaaaggaatcTCTTCTAGGCAGACGTCATGGAAAAGGTTCTGATTTTGTTCGTGCTGTGCATGAGATAATTGAAAGCTATGAGAAGCTGAAAAGGCAAGATCAAGTCAATAATGCAAACACCACAGTTGATGGTACGCTGGCCAGTGAAAATAACTCTGGGGAACTATCAATCAAATCTTATGCAAATGGTGAAGCTGCTGGTACAACATTTCATTTATGTCAGAAAAAGACACATTCTACTGCAGAAGAAGGTGATGTGGGTGTGAAATCCAAGAGTGGTACTGCTGTAAATGGACAAGAAGATTTGCCAGACAGAGGAATGCCTGAAAAGGAGGTTGTTACAGAAATGGCCTGGGCAAATACTGACTCCTACAGAAAAATTGTTGAGAGCAATAGGTCACAAAAATGTTTCACACGTAGAAGGCCTCCCTCTGCTCGACGGGCTAGAAGCAGGGCAGATTCTAGTAAGGTTAAAAATTTCATAACCCACTCTGGGGTCACAGATAGTGTATTTCGGGATGGATCTGGGAGGAGAAATAAAAGGATTAGAAAATCACCTGATGTTTTAACTGGCCATGATATGGATTTGCATGATTTGATTTCAAATTGTAGCATTGAAGGGAATGACTCAGAAATCTTGACAGCGGACTCTGATTCACTGAGCTTGAATGAAGGCAGCACTGTTGAGTCTGAATGTAAGGATACACATCCCGACTCTGTTATTGAACTTGCTCAAAGAAATGTTGAGAACCAAAGGCTTGACTTCCAAAGAAATGGCATCCATAAAAAGAGAAGGATGCCTAATAGAAAAAGGCCTAATTCTGAGGTTGTCGAATTCAATGCTAGACCAGATGAAAAGGTAGATTCAGTTGCTGATCTTGTTAAGGGTGAACGTATCTTGCCTGGTGATCAAGAGAGATCAACTGAAAGATTCCCCAAGGAAGATGGTGATGAGCACCTGCCTTTGGTCAAAAGAGCTAGGGTTCGTATGGGTAGGGCATCATCTACTGGATGTGAACCTGAAACTTCATTGGATACTGAAGAGAAGCGGCCAGACGTTTGTAATAGCCTTTCAGATCATATCCATGTGTCATCCGATCGGGAAGGAGATGGTTCTACAGATCAGAACCCTTCTACTGTGAAAGGAGATGTAGAAAATTCACCACCATTAAATAATTCTCATGCCATGAAGTGTGACTTATGGGAAGTAAGAAAGAATCAACACTTTGGTAGTTCTTTAGATGGTGAAGCTGCTTTACCTCCCTCAAAACGCTTGCATCGTGCATTGGAGGCCATGTCAGCGAATGCAGCTGAAGACAATCAAATAGCTTCAGATGGACCATCAACAACAAATGCTGACACTAATGGATTTTCTTCGTCGTCAGATGACCACGCAAAGTTCTCTCTGGAAAGACAGTCAGTCAGTCAATTTGGAGTCAGTTTAGCAGAGGAAAATCTTAGTAATAATGATTCTCGGGATGGTGTCTCTGAGTTTTCTGTGCAGTCTGACTTGCCAATAGAACAAGTTAGGATATGTTCGGGAGTGGTGGCAATTCGCTCCAGCGATGATAGCTCAAAGAGTAAGTCATGCAAAGATGATGTGGATTATTCTGATGGTAAAAATCTTTTAGAATCTTCTTCTGGTGACCTCATTGATGCTGCTTTAATTTTAGAATGCCCCAAATCTTTGTCAACTAAAGAGGCTCATGTGAGTACTAATGGTTCACTGGATGCGGTCTTGCCATTAAAAGGTGGTTGCACAAatggaaaaactgatttgggcAAGTCTCCGGAAACTCTTGATGATAAAACATCCCTGTTAAGTTCTAATCTTCTAGCAGCGGAAGATGCCACCATTCAGTTACCACATAGTGCTACCAATATGCAAACGGATAATGCAGATGCCAAATTTGATGAAACTATGAAGTCGTGTCAATTCATATTAGAGGACAAGAAACAAGTTAATGAATT GTTGAAGGATGTTGGAGCAACTGGGCCCACCATAAGGGATTGTGATTCTATGTTATCTCCAGCTCACATGGATGTTATGACTAATGGCAAAGAGGATCAAGATCACTCTCACTCTAATTCTATCTCTGATGATCATTCAGGGGACAAAACAGTTTCAGTTACCCAGTCGTCATCATCTCTGACTGATGGTTTGGACTTCATTTTACGTGCAACACCGCATAATTCAACCAGCAATGCACCTGTATCAGTTAATAATTCTATCCAAGTTAATGGTTCTTGTAGCCCTGCTGTTCATTCCCATCATGAGACTCAAAAATTTGCTGAGAGATGGAACTACAAAGAAGCTAATGTTGCTCTGACATCTTTTGAGTCTATTCTTGGATTACTAACAAGGACAAAGGAAAGCATTGGTCGAGCAACGCGTAGTGCCATTGAGTGTGCAAAATTTGGTGTTGCTGCTAAG GTGGTAGAAATTCTTGCACGGAGTTTGGAACGAGAATCAAGTTTACACCGAAGAGTGGACTTATTCTTTCTAGTTGACTCTATTGCGCAGTGCTCAAGGGGCTTGAAAG GTGATGTTGGTGGCATATATCCTTCAGCGATTCTAGCAGTATTGCCACGTTTATTGTCAGCTGCTGCTCCTCCTGGAAGTAGTTCTCAGGAAAATCGTAGGCAGTGCTTGAAA GTTTTGAGGGTCTGGCAGGAAAGAAGGATCCTCCCAGAATCCATTGTTCGCCACCATATCCGGGAACTCGATTCTCTCTGTGGTTCATCTTGTTCTAGAGCGTTCTCACGTCGTCCTTTACGAAATGAAAGGGCATTTGATGATCCAATTAGAGAAATGGAGGGCATGAATGTTGATGAATATGGAAG CAATTCAAGTATTCAACTTCCTGGATTCTGCATGCCTCCTATGTTGAGGGATGAAGATGATGGAAGTGATTCTGATGGAGAGAGTTTCGAGGCAGTCACTCCTGAACGTGACACTGAAAAATCTGAAGGAAATTTGAAGCCTGTCCCTGTAGTTGAGAAGCATCGTCATATCTTGGAAGATGTTGATGGTGAGCTTGAAATGGAGGATGTGGCTCCCTCTTCTGATGCTGTTGTTTCCACTAGTCATAGTGCGGGAACTGATATTCTGCATGCATCACATCATTCAATTGGAAATCCAGCTTCTGTGGTCTTTGCTCCTCCATTACCCAAGGATGTTCCACCAATGTCTCCTCCTCTGCCAGTATCTCCTCCACCCCCACCTCCACCCCTACTCCCAGTTCCTCGAGCGTCTCTTCCTCTTCCATCTGAAAGGCCTGATTGCATTGCAAGTAGTCTTAATTCTAAGCTCTTTACTTGTTCACAG AACATAGAAGATGACTTGCAAAAATCTACTGCAGATCAGTCTATTGCACCAGGAGTCAACCTTTTGACTTCTGAGACAGCTCAATGTTCTTCACATGGCCATATTGATTTTCATTCTCAGGTGCCAAAACAAATACCAAACTCAACTAATTGTTCATTCAGTAGCCCACCTGTCTCCCATCCACCAGTTCGAACAGTAAATAATCCACCAGCTGATGGTGCATTCAACAAGGGTTTCCATTTACGTCCGCCTCATCCTGCTCCATCTAATCAGTTTTCCTACATGCAAGTCGATCATCGAGCACAGTCAAGGAGGGATATCCCACCAGCGTCCCACCCCACCAGATTCCATTTACAGAACACTGATAATGGAAACTTTTACAGAGATTGTGATAGGATGAAATTGGCACCACATGATATTGGAGAGCGGTGGAGGGCTCCCCCACCTTTTCCTG GGCCACGGTATCTTGAGGGATCAAGAATGCCTTATGCACCCGCTCCATTTTCCAGCCAACTTGGTGAAGCAGCACCACCAAGCAATCATTGGGCTTTTCCTCCCCGAGCCATGAATCATATGCCTCATAGGCCCCCTTCTGGGGGTCCAATACCTGTGGCAGCTAGAG GTCCCAACTGCTGGAGACCGAGATGA